GCAGGATCCTGCAGCCTATGAAACCTGTCAGTTTCAGGGACCGGTCGCTGCGCAGGGGCGAGATATATGAACTGCCCCCACTCCAGATGAGTCCGCTTGATGTATCGCCCGGCGACCTTACCGGTATATTCAGTAAATCGGACAGCGATGTTGTAAGGACGCTGGCCACCAGGTTAAACATGGGTGGCGTGCTGGCAGAGGAAGTGTGCCTGCAGGCAGGTGTAGACAAGAATAGACCTGCTGTGGATATGTTGGATTTTGAGGGGCTGCATGCGGCGATTGGCAAGGTTTTCGAACCGATATCCGCTGGAAAACTTGAGCCACAGGTGGTGGTAAAGGACGGTAAGAACATTGATGTGCTGCCATTCGGACTTATGCGCTACCAGGGTTTTGAGACCCGGAAGCTGAATAGTTTTAACCAGGCTATTGATGAATATTTCAGTGCTGGTATAAAGGTTGCAGCTCAAAAAGTGGCAGTGGAGCAGAAAAAGGAAGGTGTGCTTGAGAGGAGGCTAAGACAGCAGCAACAAGCTATCGAGAAGTTCACAAAGCAGGCAGCCGGGTTTAAAGAAAAGGGGGAACTGCTGTATGCCCATTACCAGCCTGTAGAGGAGATATTAAATATCATCACCGAGGCAAGGCAGCGGATGGGCTGGGATGAGATACGAAGCAGGCTGAAGGGTGCAGAGATTCCGCAGGCAAAGATGATCAGATCTATTGATCCTGGTTCAGGGAAACTTTCAGTGGAACTGGACGGTAAGAATGTGGATGTGGATATCAAGTTGACAGTGCCACAGAATGCCCAGGTTTATTATGATAAGGCAAAGAAGGTGGCAGGTAAAAGTTCCGGTGCCAGGCGTGCCATACTCCAGACTGAGGAACTGATAAGGAAACAGCAGGAGCCTGTGCGCACCAGGCAGTTGAAGGGTAAGATCAAGGTGAAACCGCGCTGGTATGATAAGTTCAGGTGGTTCGAGTCCTCAGATGGCTTTTTGGTTATAGGGGGCAGGGATGCGGGCACTAATGAGGAAGTGGTTAAGAAGTATATGGAAAAGCGGGATGTCTTTTTCCATACTGAAGCGCCTGGCTCGCCTGTGGTTGTTATCAAGACGGAAGGTAAGGAAGT
Above is a window of ANME-2 cluster archaeon DNA encoding:
- a CDS encoding fibronectin-binding domain-containing protein produces the protein MKEEMTSVDVAAIVSEFNSATPCLLDAKIGKIYQTDNDEIRITLAIYGQGRHNLVIQAGKRMNLTRYPRPAPQLPQGFPMLLRKHITGGRIKRVSQHEFDRIIELEVIRAGVTTRLISELFARGNIILTDDEGRILQPMKPVSFRDRSLRRGEIYELPPLQMSPLDVSPGDLTGIFSKSDSDVVRTLATRLNMGGVLAEEVCLQAGVDKNRPAVDMLDFEGLHAAIGKVFEPISAGKLEPQVVVKDGKNIDVLPFGLMRYQGFETRKLNSFNQAIDEYFSAGIKVAAQKVAVEQKKEGVLERRLRQQQQAIEKFTKQAAGFKEKGELLYAHYQPVEEILNIITEARQRMGWDEIRSRLKGAEIPQAKMIRSIDPGSGKLSVELDGKNVDVDIKLTVPQNAQVYYDKAKKVAGKSSGARRAILQTEELIRKQQEPVRTRQLKGKIKVKPRWYDKFRWFESSDGFLVIGGRDAGTNEEVVKKYMEKRDVFFHTEAPGSPVVVIKTEGKEVPQTTLDEAAMFVVSNSGVWKSGRADGDCYWVTPGQVSKTPESGEFVPRGSFIIRGKRNYMTALVGAAVGIQLKGAVRLVGGPPGVVRRLAQYVVEVEPGGFSQNDIAKKVYKTLVDEVGDRQLVKSIASPDRIAMMLPPGESSVRKG